From the Cryptomeria japonica chromosome 2, Sugi_1.0, whole genome shotgun sequence genome, one window contains:
- the LOC131052348 gene encoding transcription factor MYB102, producing MGRAPCCDEGLKKGPWTPQEDNKLLQYILENGAGNWKALPKHAGLRRCGKSCRLRWTNYLRPGIKRGNFSFEEEQAILQLHARLGNKWSAIAARLPGRTDNEIKNFWNTRLKKRLLQMGIDPVTHRPRLDILAPSFSSYFGFLGQRGSAQAQLPMHYDNLSFSLLRSQCGLDEAAAAANFLAPHQQLGDSVLYNAQSLDHQFFQPSFTMVGWNGNMERTQHQGSVPSLTALGCSYSAMDQAAIVVPQASCLSKDSTSLNPQLGIVFNPESSLKVGGDQNMSMAYQNCNSLLPSHKSEAVNSDLVWLDSKFNSLPSLLSYSGSPTPDTSNVNVVETQSDSSPSGYGQPLPPDLFVNFAESSKSLWSDLNTEEGKDYWSNLW from the exons ATGGGGCGGGCTCCATGTTGCGATGAGGGACTAAAGAAAGGCCCCTGGACTCCCCAGGAAGATAACAAACTCCTTCAATACATTCTTGAGAATGGTGCGGGCAATTGGAAAGCGCTTCCCAAACATGCAG GCCTGCGGAGATGTGGAAAGAGCTGTAGGTTAAGATGGACCAATTACTTGAGACCCGGCATAAAAAGAGGAAACTTTTCCTTCGAAGAGGAGCAAGCCATTCTGCAACTTCATGCCAGGCTCGGAAACAA GTGGTCTGCAATTGCTGCACGTTTGCCGGGCCGTACAGACAACGAAATTAAAAACTTCTGGAACACCCGTCTGAAGAAAAGATTGCTTCAGATGGGTATTGACCCTGTCACACACAGGCCACGCTTAGATATTCTGGCACCATCATTTTCTTCCTATTTTGGTTTCCTTGGTCAGAGGGGAAGTGCCCAAGCACAGCTGCCCATGCACTATGATAATCTTAGTTTTAGTTTGCTAAGATCCCAATGCGGTCTTGATGAGGCAGCAGCAGCAGCAAATTTCTTGGCACCACACCAGCAGCTTGGAGATTCAGTTTTATATAATGCTCAAAGTCTAGATCACCAATTTTTCCAACCAAGCTTTACCATGGTAGGTTGGAATGGAAATATGGAGAGAACCCAACATCAGGGATCTGTCCCAAGCTTGACAGCTCTGGGTTGCTCTTATTCAGCCATGGATCAAGCTGCCATTGTTGTTCCACAAGCTTCATGTTTAAGTAAGGACAGTACAAGCCTAAATCCTCAGTTGGGTATTGTATTTAACCCTGAAAGCAGCTTAAAAGTTGGTGGGGATCAGAACATGAGCATGGCATATCAAAACTGCAATAGTTTGCTGCCTAGTCATAAATCTGAAGCTGTTAATAGTGACTTGGTGTGGCTAGACAGTAAGTTCAACTCACTTCCATCTTTACTTTCTTACTCTGGCTCTCCAACACCAGACACTTCCAATGTCAATGTTGTTGAAACACAAAGTGATTCATCTCCTAGTGGCTATGGACAGCCACTTCCACCAGATCTCTTTGTGAATTTTGCAGAAAGTTCAAAATCACTGTGGTCAGATTTAAATACTGAAGAGGGAAAAGATTACTGGAGCAATTTATGGTAA